A window from Gottschalkiaceae bacterium SANA encodes these proteins:
- a CDS encoding metal-dependent hydrolase, translating into MKIIAHGHSSIELRGREYRILIDPFFTEKDQMQGLKGIDFILLSHAHADHITGALEVAKQNGAKVIAIYELAAYMENLGAEVEALGIGGTLDLGETKITMVPAVHSSSIFHKEPFSIEYMGQAVGFIVEMDGKRVYHAGDTAIFSDMKLWANLYPLDAAILPIGGVYTMDMRQAVMAADLLNVDHVVPIHYNTFPAIEIEPQDFQDLLQDSGRKGWFLAPKEAFVL; encoded by the coding sequence ATGAAAATTATTGCTCATGGTCACTCAAGCATTGAACTTCGGGGACGGGAGTATCGCATTTTAATTGACCCCTTCTTTACCGAAAAAGATCAAATGCAAGGGCTCAAGGGAATTGACTTTATCTTATTGAGCCACGCCCATGCAGATCATATAACAGGGGCTTTGGAAGTGGCAAAACAGAATGGAGCCAAGGTGATCGCAATTTATGAACTGGCGGCATATATGGAGAATTTGGGAGCAGAAGTGGAAGCCCTTGGCATTGGAGGGACCTTGGATCTTGGAGAGACAAAGATTACCATGGTGCCGGCGGTGCATTCCTCATCGATCTTTCACAAGGAACCTTTCTCGATTGAATATATGGGCCAAGCAGTTGGCTTTATTGTTGAAATGGATGGAAAGCGGGTTTATCATGCAGGCGACACAGCGATTTTCTCTGATATGAAACTCTGGGCGAATCTTTATCCCTTAGATGCAGCCATTCTACCTATTGGCGGGGTCTATACCATGGATATGCGGCAAGCAGTTATGGCTGCTGACCTGCTGAATGTGGATCATGTGGTTCCAATCCATTACAATACCTTTCCTGCGATAGAGATTGAACCACAGGATTTTCAAGACCTATTGCAGGATTCTGGCCGTAAAGGGTGGTTCCTTGCACCGAAAGAGGCATTTGTTCTCTAA
- a CDS encoding nitronate monooxygenase family protein, which produces MKIGNKLMKIPVIQGGMGIGVSAGRLSGSVAACGGAGTISAVGIGYRQVDHFKAFLESNLRAMEEEFQKARNLSQDGIVGFNIMTVITDYVTYVKKAVSLKADFIVSGAGLPLELPKFVKGTDTQAVPIVSSGKAAKIILKTWKKKWEYIPQLIIIEGPEAGGHLGFKASYFEKEEKESLKDLLDSVRAAVAPFQEQVKEKIQLVVAGGIVTPEDVKAALDLGADGVQMGTRFIATEECDADPRYKQKYVEATDEDVMIIQSPVGLPGRALKNPFTVEGAKGRIRCRNCLTPCNPSTTIYCIADALERAVRGDVDGGLLFTGSQVGKIHSMKSVKEIFQEIEAVL; this is translated from the coding sequence TTGAAAATAGGAAATAAGTTGATGAAAATCCCCGTGATTCAAGGCGGGATGGGGATCGGTGTATCAGCCGGTCGTTTGTCGGGCAGTGTTGCGGCATGCGGTGGAGCAGGCACCATTTCGGCGGTAGGCATTGGCTATCGTCAAGTTGATCATTTTAAGGCATTTTTAGAATCCAATTTAAGAGCGATGGAAGAGGAATTTCAAAAGGCGCGCAACCTGTCTCAGGATGGAATTGTAGGGTTTAATATTATGACCGTTATTACGGATTATGTGACCTACGTGAAAAAGGCGGTTTCTCTGAAAGCTGATTTTATCGTTTCGGGAGCGGGATTGCCCTTGGAATTGCCCAAATTTGTAAAGGGAACGGATACCCAAGCGGTGCCCATTGTTTCCAGCGGAAAGGCAGCTAAAATCATTTTGAAGACTTGGAAAAAGAAGTGGGAGTATATTCCACAACTTATTATCATTGAAGGACCGGAAGCTGGAGGGCATCTTGGCTTTAAAGCGTCTTACTTCGAAAAAGAGGAAAAGGAAAGCTTGAAGGACTTGCTGGATTCGGTTCGTGCAGCGGTTGCTCCTTTTCAAGAGCAAGTCAAAGAGAAAATTCAACTGGTGGTTGCCGGTGGAATCGTAACACCAGAAGATGTAAAAGCGGCCTTGGATCTGGGTGCTGACGGCGTACAAATGGGGACTCGATTTATTGCGACAGAAGAGTGCGATGCGGATCCTCGATACAAGCAAAAGTATGTGGAAGCCACAGATGAAGATGTAATGATTATTCAAAGTCCCGTTGGATTGCCGGGCCGGGCCTTGAAAAATCCATTTACTGTCGAAGGCGCCAAGGGACGCATCCGGTGTCGAAACTGTTTAACACCTTGTAATCCATCGACAACGATTTATTGCATTGCAGACGCTCTTGAGCGGGCAGTACGTGGCGATGTAGACGGTGGACTCTTGTTTACTGGAAGCCAAGTGGGTAAGATTCATTCGATGAAGTCTGTGAAAGAAATTTTTCAAGAAATCGAAGCAGTCTTGTAA
- the lpdA_2 gene encoding dihydrolipoyl dehydrogenase: MYDIIVIGAGPGGYVAAIKAAQLGANVALIEKEAYGGVCLNWGCIPTKTLLKSAKIYQEFLHAEDYGIVIDDQSNIQLDWTRIQKRKNQVVKKMTNGVRTLLKKNGVTLYKGFAEVVNSGSVRVNEETLVTKKIILALGSHPHLPEIPGLNTAYQDGFVKTSRELLDLKEIPKSLIIIGGGVVGIEFATLFQALGSQVTMLQRSDRILAKQDYDVRVLLEKVLKKSGVEIVYHTKIHSIDQNMITGDTSGTPVTFTGEQILFSIGRIANTKGIESLNLKMEKGKIQVSDTMETSIPGIYAIGDMNGKAMLAHVASAEGIIAAENAVLGSSRPLNYKKAPACIYSFPEVGSVGYTEEEAKKEGRSIKIGRFPLAANGKAMAEGHTTGFVKLIADKDSYDEIIGIHIVAPNATDMIAQAVATMELEGTLQDLAHAIHPHPSISEAVMEAAHGGMDRPIHIYKKKEQE, from the coding sequence ATGTATGACATCATCGTAATTGGAGCAGGCCCCGGTGGATATGTGGCAGCTATCAAAGCGGCACAACTGGGTGCTAATGTTGCCTTAATTGAAAAGGAAGCCTACGGCGGCGTATGCCTCAATTGGGGTTGTATCCCCACCAAAACCCTCCTAAAGAGTGCCAAAATCTATCAAGAATTCCTCCATGCGGAAGACTACGGTATCGTGATCGATGATCAATCCAATATTCAACTGGATTGGACCCGCATACAAAAGCGTAAAAACCAAGTCGTTAAAAAAATGACCAATGGTGTCCGCACCTTATTGAAAAAAAATGGTGTCACCCTCTACAAGGGTTTTGCAGAAGTCGTCAATAGTGGAAGTGTCCGCGTTAACGAAGAAACCCTGGTAACAAAAAAAATCATTCTTGCCCTGGGTTCTCACCCCCATTTACCAGAAATTCCTGGACTGAATACCGCCTACCAAGATGGGTTTGTGAAGACAAGTCGAGAATTACTAGACCTTAAAGAAATACCAAAATCTTTAATCATTATAGGCGGCGGTGTCGTCGGCATTGAATTTGCCACCCTCTTTCAAGCACTCGGCAGCCAGGTGACCATGTTGCAACGCTCCGATCGAATCCTTGCTAAACAGGATTATGATGTCCGCGTTCTGCTGGAAAAAGTCTTGAAAAAATCAGGCGTTGAAATCGTCTATCATACAAAAATTCACTCCATTGATCAAAACATGATCACAGGAGATACCAGTGGCACCCCTGTGACTTTTACGGGCGAACAAATTTTATTCAGTATCGGAAGAATTGCCAATACAAAGGGAATTGAATCCTTGAATTTGAAGATGGAGAAGGGAAAAATTCAAGTGTCAGACACCATGGAAACCAGCATCCCCGGCATTTATGCCATCGGGGATATGAACGGCAAGGCCATGCTGGCTCATGTCGCCAGTGCAGAGGGAATCATCGCCGCTGAAAATGCCGTGCTTGGCAGTTCAAGGCCTCTCAACTACAAGAAGGCACCCGCATGCATCTACTCTTTTCCAGAGGTGGGTTCCGTAGGTTACACGGAAGAAGAGGCCAAAAAGGAAGGGCGATCCATCAAAATTGGCCGCTTTCCTCTAGCAGCCAATGGCAAGGCCATGGCCGAAGGACATACAACTGGATTTGTTAAGCTGATTGCAGACAAAGACAGCTATGATGAAATCATCGGCATTCACATCGTCGCCCCCAATGCGACTGATATGATTGCACAGGCTGTTGCCACCATGGAACTTGAAGGCACTTTGCAAGATCTGGCTCACGCCATCCATCCGCATCCCAGCATATCGGAAGCTGTTATGGAAGCTGCCCATGGAGGCATGGACCGACCCATCCATATCTATAAAAAAAAGGAGCAGGAATAA
- a CDS encoding dihydrolipoamide acetyltransferase family protein, producing the protein MIRFQFADIGEGLTEGQLLKWYVEPGDLIKEGDPLFLVETDKVTADIPSPASGTIQEKFYDIGDLIQVGNLMVIINDGKESTPSPPKVDHQPLAEKKSSAGVVGQLEVSNEVIPGAEKQSQAKKHQKVLATPVARKLAKDLGIDIQDIQGTGPNMRVMKADIQKAADQSIPSQSPTSEKVAKSTVTSGIDRPLSQLRKTIAKNMQASKQNIPHAVSMDELDVTHLVALRKAQKEAAKEEGIKLTFLPFIIKALAFGLQEHPHMNASLDLEKGLLRIHKEIHIGIAVDTPDGLLVPVIRNANQKGILQLAKEIQMLAEKARTRTLTLDEMKDATFTITNYGAVGTSIGIPIIPRGQVAILGIGRIQEKPSVINKQILPRHQLPITISIDHRALDGADAGRLSTSLRRVLENPMELLLR; encoded by the coding sequence ATGATTCGATTTCAATTTGCTGATATTGGAGAAGGCCTCACAGAAGGTCAATTGTTAAAATGGTATGTCGAACCGGGTGATTTAATCAAAGAAGGCGATCCACTTTTTCTAGTTGAAACCGACAAGGTCACAGCCGATATTCCCTCTCCGGCATCTGGTACCATTCAAGAAAAGTTTTACGACATTGGAGATCTCATTCAAGTTGGGAATCTGATGGTTATCATCAATGACGGAAAGGAAAGTACGCCTTCCCCCCCTAAGGTCGATCACCAACCTCTCGCTGAGAAGAAATCGTCAGCAGGTGTTGTCGGTCAGCTAGAGGTTTCGAACGAGGTAATTCCTGGAGCAGAAAAACAGTCACAAGCAAAAAAACATCAAAAAGTGCTAGCAACCCCTGTCGCCCGAAAATTGGCCAAAGATCTGGGCATCGATATCCAAGACATTCAGGGCACCGGACCAAATATGCGTGTCATGAAGGCCGATATTCAAAAGGCTGCAGATCAATCAATTCCTTCGCAATCACCCACCAGCGAAAAAGTGGCAAAAAGCACTGTCACTAGCGGCATTGATAGACCGCTTTCTCAACTGCGTAAAACAATCGCAAAAAACATGCAGGCCTCCAAACAAAACATCCCTCATGCCGTATCTATGGACGAGTTGGATGTCACACACCTGGTTGCCTTACGAAAGGCACAAAAGGAGGCTGCTAAAGAAGAGGGGATCAAACTTACCTTCCTTCCTTTTATCATTAAGGCGCTAGCTTTTGGATTACAAGAACATCCCCATATGAATGCAAGTCTTGATCTTGAAAAGGGACTTCTTCGCATCCATAAAGAAATTCACATTGGCATCGCCGTTGATACCCCGGATGGATTGCTTGTCCCCGTCATTCGAAATGCCAATCAGAAAGGAATCTTGCAATTGGCCAAGGAGATTCAAATGCTTGCCGAAAAAGCACGCACTCGAACCCTCACCTTGGATGAAATGAAAGATGCTACCTTTACCATCACCAATTATGGCGCTGTTGGGACGAGCATTGGCATCCCCATCATTCCAAGGGGCCAAGTCGCCATCCTCGGCATTGGCCGAATTCAAGAAAAACCGAGTGTCATCAACAAGCAAATTTTGCCACGCCATCAACTGCCCATTACCATCAGCATTGATCATCGTGCATTAGATGGTGCCGATGCTGGGCGACTGTCAACAAGCCTGCGCAGAGTCTTGGAAAATCCAATGGAACTGCTATTGAGATAG
- a CDS encoding alpha-ketoacid dehydrogenase subunit beta: MTLLNNIGALNQAFDQEMELNPRIVIYGEDAGFEGGVFRATKGLQEKYGKKRCFDTPLAEAGIVGSAIGMAIYGLKPVVEIQFSGFVLPAFNEIVAHAARYRNRSHGKYPLSMVIRMPYGGGIRALEHHSESIEALFAHIPGLKVVIPSTPYDTKGLMIAAIRDPDPVIFMEPKRIYRAFKQEVPNEPYTVEIGKAKILQTGTDLTLVAWGAMVREAQKAIDLLNDSNISVELIDLRTISPIDRKAIVTSTKKTGRFLVVHEAVSSFGPGAELISLVTEDAFLSLEAPPSRLTGYDIPVPLPKGEHHFMITPQKIASEIKRLIAY; encoded by the coding sequence ATGACCTTGCTGAACAATATTGGTGCACTCAACCAAGCTTTTGACCAAGAGATGGAACTTAATCCACGCATTGTTATTTATGGTGAGGATGCGGGTTTTGAAGGCGGTGTTTTCCGCGCAACCAAGGGACTGCAAGAAAAATACGGCAAGAAACGTTGTTTCGATACACCATTGGCCGAAGCGGGAATCGTCGGTTCTGCCATAGGCATGGCCATTTACGGTCTTAAGCCAGTGGTCGAAATTCAATTTTCAGGCTTTGTTTTGCCTGCTTTCAATGAAATTGTTGCCCATGCTGCACGCTATCGCAATCGTTCCCACGGAAAATACCCACTTTCCATGGTAATTCGTATGCCGTATGGCGGTGGTATTCGCGCTCTTGAGCATCATTCCGAGAGCATTGAAGCTTTATTCGCCCATATTCCCGGATTGAAGGTGGTTATTCCATCAACCCCTTACGACACAAAAGGGTTAATGATTGCAGCCATTCGGGACCCAGACCCCGTCATCTTTATGGAGCCCAAACGCATCTATCGCGCCTTTAAACAAGAAGTTCCAAATGAGCCCTATACTGTGGAAATTGGAAAAGCCAAAATCCTTCAAACCGGTACCGATTTAACCTTGGTCGCCTGGGGCGCCATGGTTCGCGAAGCACAAAAGGCAATCGACCTCTTAAATGATTCCAATATTTCAGTGGAACTCATCGATTTAAGAACCATTTCCCCTATTGACCGAAAAGCCATCGTAACATCCACAAAAAAAACCGGACGATTTTTAGTTGTCCATGAAGCCGTATCAAGCTTTGGACCCGGTGCAGAATTAATTAGCCTAGTCACAGAAGACGCTTTTCTCTCATTAGAAGCTCCTCCTTCCCGCTTGACTGGCTACGATATCCCCGTCCCCCTTCCAAAAGGGGAACATCATTTTATGATTACTCCACAAAAAATCGCTTCAGAAATCAAGCGATTGATCGCATATTAA
- the pdhA gene encoding pyruvate dehydrogenase (acetyl-transferring) E1 component subunit alpha → MLSKTYDPLKGKKLEILSAEGKVIKPSLMPKVDLASVRKWYETMVFARVADQKAIQYQRQGRMLTYAPSIGQEAASLGAIIPTEERDWLVPAFRELAGWLQKGAPLENLFLYWYGNEAGSLLPDSVRMLPISVPIASQLTHAVGLAMAIDYEEKDEVVIAFCGDGGTSQGEFHEALNFAGVFESPVVFVIQNNQFAISVSRKDQTRSKTLAQKAIAYGIPGIQVDGNDLFAMIAATQEAVERARAGEGPTLIEAVTYRLGPHTTSDDPSIYRSDEEVEEWKEKDPILRLKRYLISKKKLTEDEDQALYKQFEEEVNTIFSRIEESQSPTLDDVFSYTYASLTPNLEKQLRNAKQFLEGGE, encoded by the coding sequence ATGCTAAGTAAAACCTACGATCCCTTAAAAGGGAAAAAACTCGAAATCTTATCTGCTGAAGGAAAAGTCATAAAACCGAGCCTCATGCCAAAAGTCGATCTTGCAAGTGTCCGAAAATGGTATGAAACTATGGTATTCGCTCGTGTTGCTGATCAAAAAGCAATCCAATATCAAAGACAGGGCCGAATGCTCACCTACGCGCCAAGTATCGGTCAAGAAGCTGCTAGCCTAGGCGCCATTATTCCAACTGAAGAACGCGACTGGCTTGTTCCTGCATTTAGAGAGTTGGCTGGCTGGCTTCAAAAAGGAGCCCCCCTAGAAAATTTATTCTTATACTGGTATGGAAATGAAGCCGGATCCCTCCTTCCAGACTCTGTGCGCATGCTTCCAATCTCAGTTCCCATTGCCTCTCAACTGACCCATGCTGTCGGATTGGCCATGGCCATTGATTATGAGGAAAAAGACGAAGTGGTTATCGCCTTTTGCGGCGATGGTGGAACGAGTCAAGGAGAATTTCATGAAGCTTTGAATTTTGCGGGTGTTTTTGAATCCCCCGTTGTTTTCGTGATACAAAACAATCAATTTGCTATTTCTGTCTCTAGAAAAGATCAGACACGATCAAAAACACTGGCACAAAAGGCAATTGCATACGGGATCCCAGGCATTCAGGTCGATGGCAATGACTTATTTGCAATGATTGCCGCTACGCAAGAAGCCGTTGAAAGAGCCCGTGCCGGAGAGGGACCCACCTTAATTGAAGCCGTCACTTATCGCCTTGGCCCTCATACCACCTCCGATGACCCAAGTATCTACAGAAGCGATGAGGAGGTTGAAGAATGGAAGGAAAAAGACCCAATCCTTCGCTTGAAACGATATTTAATCTCCAAGAAAAAGCTCACAGAAGATGAAGATCAAGCCCTCTACAAGCAATTTGAAGAAGAGGTCAACACCATTTTTTCTCGGATTGAGGAAAGTCAATCACCGACCTTGGATGATGTTTTTTCCTATACCTATGCTTCTTTGACCCCAAACTTGGAAAAACAATTAAGAAATGCAAAACAATTTCTAGAAGGAGGCGAGTAG
- a CDS encoding DHH family phosphoesterase — translation MKLKRWIRIIKRNRKHRVEEEEKKIQRVVKKARFDQRQILIGVGLLVCILAIFNLRHSLLLGFVFFYGFSYYLIRKNGNQHQWARLVEGMAGEMDLVTRDLIFNLPVPFSLVSENGSILWYNEVFQTTMEGHEWIGESIGKIIPNFSFSLFEKESVEVSLGEQTYQVMCNVIEPKDDKSTRLAMLYWIRRTELADLKERLVMSQPCIAMIQIDNYAELASRREEFKMSEIDTAVHRILDGYSARMSAALREYDDGKYMMVLNYRQLNWLMERKFELLDEIREVNVGNSMPVTLSMGIGTGSDSFTKVYEYAGVAMEIALGRGGDQAVVKQADILNFYGGKSKTLEKRNRVKARVIAHALKELITESERVFIMGHKVPDMDALGAGVGFLAIVQNLDKKGYIVFEESNPSVDNLMQRLLAEDEEYSKNFLTPAQAEELFQPNDLLVVVDNHRPDSSEAPNLIPKAQKLILFDHHRRTASFIEPVTLMYMEPYASSTCELITEVISYMGDAMKLLPYEADSLLAGITVDTKNFTYKTGVRTFEAASYLRRAGADTMEVRKLFKDDLSILVQKASVLKEAEIYKSYFALSQFDQDSDISILVAAQSADELLKVRGVRASFVVTNYGGRIHISARSMDEINVQMIMEKLGGGGHMNSAATQIDTSLALAKNMLKQAIDEYIEEEKE, via the coding sequence ATGAAATTGAAACGTTGGATTCGAATAATCAAAAGAAATCGAAAGCATCGCGTTGAAGAGGAAGAAAAAAAGATTCAGCGTGTGGTGAAAAAGGCGCGATTTGATCAACGCCAGATTTTAATTGGCGTTGGTTTGTTGGTTTGTATTTTGGCAATTTTTAATCTTCGACATAGTTTATTATTGGGGTTTGTATTCTTTTATGGATTTTCTTATTATTTGATTCGAAAAAATGGAAATCAGCATCAATGGGCGCGTCTTGTGGAAGGCATGGCGGGAGAAATGGACCTTGTCACGCGGGACTTGATATTTAATCTTCCCGTACCCTTTAGTTTGGTTTCTGAGAATGGTTCCATCCTTTGGTATAACGAAGTGTTTCAGACGACCATGGAGGGCCATGAATGGATTGGCGAGAGCATAGGCAAAATCATTCCTAATTTTTCATTTTCTCTTTTTGAAAAAGAATCGGTAGAGGTTTCTTTAGGCGAGCAAACCTATCAAGTGATGTGCAATGTGATTGAACCTAAAGACGATAAAAGTACGCGGCTTGCCATGTTGTATTGGATCCGTCGAACAGAATTGGCGGATTTGAAGGAACGTTTGGTCATGAGTCAACCGTGCATTGCTATGATCCAAATTGATAACTATGCTGAATTGGCATCTCGTAGAGAAGAATTTAAAATGTCTGAGATCGATACTGCGGTTCATCGAATTTTGGATGGCTACTCGGCTCGCATGAGCGCTGCTCTTCGGGAGTATGATGACGGAAAGTATATGATGGTGTTGAACTATCGTCAGCTGAATTGGCTGATGGAACGGAAATTTGAACTTTTAGATGAAATTCGAGAGGTCAATGTTGGTAATTCGATGCCAGTTACCTTAAGCATGGGGATCGGTACGGGCAGTGATTCTTTTACTAAGGTCTATGAATATGCGGGAGTTGCCATGGAAATTGCCCTGGGAAGGGGCGGTGATCAAGCCGTTGTCAAACAGGCTGATATCTTGAATTTCTATGGGGGAAAATCAAAGACCCTAGAGAAACGGAATCGAGTCAAGGCTCGAGTGATAGCCCATGCCTTGAAGGAATTGATTACAGAAAGTGAACGTGTTTTTATTATGGGACATAAGGTGCCGGATATGGATGCCTTGGGTGCGGGTGTTGGATTTTTGGCCATTGTCCAGAATCTCGATAAAAAAGGATATATTGTCTTTGAGGAAAGCAACCCCTCTGTTGACAACTTGATGCAGAGACTATTGGCAGAGGACGAGGAATACAGCAAGAACTTTTTGACTCCAGCTCAAGCGGAAGAACTCTTTCAGCCCAACGATCTCTTGGTTGTGGTTGATAATCATCGTCCCGATTCATCAGAAGCACCAAATTTGATTCCAAAGGCTCAGAAATTGATTTTATTTGATCACCATCGCAGAACGGCGTCCTTTATTGAGCCGGTAACCTTGATGTATATGGAACCGTATGCATCATCGACTTGTGAACTGATCACTGAAGTCATTAGTTATATGGGAGATGCCATGAAACTTTTGCCCTATGAGGCAGATTCCTTATTGGCGGGAATTACGGTGGATACCAAAAACTTCACCTATAAAACTGGAGTAAGGACTTTTGAGGCGGCATCTTATTTAAGGCGAGCGGGTGCGGATACCATGGAGGTTCGAAAGCTATTTAAAGATGATTTATCGATTTTGGTACAAAAGGCTTCTGTATTGAAGGAAGCGGAAATCTATAAGAGTTATTTTGCTTTGTCTCAATTTGATCAGGATTCGGATATTTCGATACTTGTGGCCGCGCAATCTGCGGATGAATTGTTGAAAGTCCGTGGGGTGAGGGCATCCTTTGTGGTTACAAATTATGGAGGACGGATTCATATCTCTGCTCGATCCATGGATGAGATCAACGTGCAAATGATTATGGAGAAATTAGGGGGAGGCGGCCATATGAATTCGGCGGCAACCCAAATCGATACGAGTTTGGCTTTGGCAAAAAACATGCTGAAACAGGCGATCGATGAATATATAGAAGAGGAGAAAGAATAA
- the rplI gene encoding 50S ribosomal protein L9 translates to MKVVLLKDVKDIGKKGDVINAKEGYARNYLLPKGYAAEATSGKLKEVEQRNRGKEIRAEEILAEARQVKEAIENEQIVIKSKSGAGSKLFGSITIKEIAQVLQSKGYEIDRKKMKLKGGKINMLGRFPVEIKLHPKVKAEVTIEVVDQD, encoded by the coding sequence ATGAAAGTAGTATTGTTGAAAGACGTAAAGGACATTGGAAAAAAAGGGGACGTAATCAACGCCAAGGAAGGGTATGCCCGAAACTATTTGTTACCAAAAGGGTATGCGGCAGAAGCGACGAGTGGAAAGCTGAAAGAAGTAGAACAGCGAAATCGCGGTAAAGAGATACGTGCCGAGGAAATTTTGGCGGAAGCGCGACAAGTCAAGGAAGCCATTGAAAATGAGCAAATTGTGATCAAGAGCAAGTCAGGTGCTGGAAGCAAATTGTTTGGATCGATTACGATCAAAGAGATTGCCCAGGTTTTACAATCAAAGGGATATGAGATTGACCGTAAGAAGATGAAATTGAAGGGCGGAAAGATCAACATGCTGGGCCGTTTTCCAGTTGAGATTAAATTGCATCCCAAGGTCAAGGCGGAAGTAACAATAGAAGTTGTCGACCAGGACTAG
- the dnaB gene encoding replicative DNA helicase: MEERFSKIPPHNIEAEQSALAAMLLDRDAIVTASEILHPEDFYRKGNELVFESMMELYNTNEPVDLITLSENLKKKDMLEAVGGEAYLIGITDALATTANIATYCEIIEEKAVLRRLIQTSNEIMAESYRDQRKVTDILAQAETTIFQISQSKNTGTITSMREILSTTLDQIEELSKNAGKLTGITTGFNSLDAKLNGLQRSDLVLVAARPAMGKSTLAMNFAENAAIHADATVVVFSLEMAKEQLAQRMLSSMSNIELNRIRSGDLDNEAWSMLIAAMQKLAEKKIFIDDTPGVTLNDIRAKCRRMKAERGLDMIVIDYLQLMASDGKTENRQQEVSTISRGLKLMARELDCPVVTLSQLSRAPEQRADHRPIMSDLRESGAIEQDADVVLMLYRDDYYDEESEDQGLAEVIITKQRNGPTGTVKLAFRGEYTKFMSIEP, translated from the coding sequence ATGGAAGAACGATTCAGCAAGATTCCACCGCATAATATAGAAGCGGAACAATCGGCATTGGCAGCTATGCTTTTGGATCGAGATGCAATTGTGACAGCTTCGGAAATTCTACATCCGGAAGATTTTTATCGCAAGGGCAATGAGTTGGTTTTTGAATCAATGATGGAATTGTATAACACCAATGAACCTGTTGATCTGATTACCCTTTCAGAAAATTTGAAGAAAAAAGATATGCTAGAAGCTGTTGGTGGTGAGGCATATTTAATTGGCATAACCGACGCCTTGGCGACCACGGCAAATATTGCTACCTATTGCGAAATTATTGAAGAGAAGGCGGTTTTACGCCGATTGATTCAAACTTCCAATGAAATTATGGCGGAAAGTTATAGGGATCAGCGCAAGGTTACTGATATTCTGGCGCAGGCGGAAACGACTATTTTTCAAATTTCTCAGAGTAAGAATACAGGAACCATCACCTCCATGCGGGAGATCTTGTCGACAACCCTGGATCAGATTGAGGAGTTATCAAAGAATGCAGGCAAGTTAACGGGTATCACCACAGGCTTTAACAGTTTAGATGCCAAGTTAAATGGTTTGCAACGTTCAGATTTGGTTCTTGTTGCAGCGCGTCCGGCTATGGGTAAATCGACTCTTGCCATGAACTTTGCTGAGAATGCGGCGATTCACGCAGATGCCACGGTTGTTGTTTTCTCTCTGGAGATGGCCAAAGAACAGTTGGCACAGAGAATGTTGTCTTCCATGTCAAATATTGAATTGAACCGAATTCGATCGGGTGATTTGGATAATGAAGCGTGGTCCATGCTGATTGCAGCGATGCAGAAGTTGGCAGAGAAGAAAATCTTTATCGATGATACACCTGGGGTAACCCTGAACGATATTCGGGCAAAATGCAGACGTATGAAGGCAGAACGAGGACTAGACATGATTGTGATTGACTACTTGCAGTTGATGGCGTCGGATGGGAAAACCGAAAACCGTCAGCAGGAGGTATCAACGATCTCTAGGGGATTGAAATTAATGGCTCGTGAACTGGATTGTCCTGTTGTGACTTTGTCTCAGTTGTCTCGTGCGCCAGAACAACGGGCGGATCATCGTCCGATTATGTCGGATTTACGTGAATCTGGTGCCATTGAGCAGGATGCCGATGTTGTCTTGATGTTGTATCGGGATGACTATTACGATGAAGAGTCCGAGGATCAAGGCTTGGCCGAAGTTATTATCACCAAGCAGAGAAATGGTCCGACGGGAACGGTCAAATTGGCCTTCCGTGGTGAATATACAAAGTTTATGAGCATAGAACCATAA